Below is a genomic region from Brassica oleracea var. oleracea cultivar TO1000 chromosome C9, BOL, whole genome shotgun sequence.
GAAAAATAAGTTTGAAAATTCATATACACTCGTGCAAGTACAGTCGAACAATTTTAAAAACAGTACACATTTGTCCATGATATTACATGGAGTAAAATAAAAACTCAAAAAAACAAAAGAGATTATTAGGGCCTTTTTCTGAGAGGAGAGATTGACTTAATAGGCCCAATAGATAAATGGGCTCAATAGAAGTTTCATTCTTAAAAGCCCATTGATAAACTTGACCCGCGCGAGTTGTCCGACGTAGGAAATTTGACCGACATAGCGCCACGTGTGTCTGTGATTAAAGACAAAAACTCTCTCAAACGGACGGGTCTGAGTGAATCCGGACTACAACTCTTTTGTTTCGTTTTTTCATTTTCAAAAAATTGACACTTTCACGTGGGTTTTGATTGTCCCTATGTCTTCCCATAAAATCTCAATTTAGGATACACAACAAGTGAAGTGAGGAGATTTTGTAGCTATGTCGATTAGTTCGATTCATACTGTTGTATGTCGTCCAGTGAGCGTGAAGAAGCTCGGAGCTCCGGCGAGACTATCTGCTCGGAGATCGCGCGTTGGAGAATGGCGTGGCGCCTCTACACTTTCTGGTGCTAGGCCTTTGGTTTTCGCTTTCGCCAAGGCGAAGCAGAAAGGAGAGAGTGTTGAGGATCGAGCTTCTCCTATCGAAGATCAGCTCGTAAGTGTCTCATTATAGAGTTCACTCGTTTTTGTGCTCGTAACTTGACTTTACATTTTCAATTTCTAGGCTGACGATGATGAACCATTTGTGCATTTTGACGAGCGTGATTTTGCCGGCACAGCGTCTGTTCCCGTCTATGTTATGCTCCCAGTAAGATTTTTTTTTTTTTTTTAATTTTTGCTTTCTAGAGATGGTTTGGTTGAGTCAAGTGTTGAATGAATGATACGATGTAGTTGGGAGTGATTGATATGAACTCGGAAGTGGTTGAACCGGAAGTGCTTTTGGACCAGTTAAGAACCCTCAAGTCCGTTAACGTTGATGGTGTTATGGTTGACTGCTGGTGGGGCATTGTCGAGTCTCATACCCCTCAGGTCTATAACTGGAGCGGCTACAAGAAACTCTTTGACATGATACGCCACCTTGGACTTAAGCTTCAGGTGATCTCTTCTTTTTTCTCATATAAGTATTTTAGTGAGATGATATGTAGATTCCATATGTTCTTCTTGACTTGTTCAGGTTGTTATGTCGTTCCACGAGTGTGGAGGCAATGTTGGAGATGATGTGCATATACAACTCCCCGAATGGGTAAGAGAGATTGGTCAAACCAATCCTGACATATACTTCACTGACAGGGCAGGCATGCGTAACTCTGAGTGTCTCACTTGGGGGATTGACAAGCAACGTGTTTTAAGAGGAAGAACTGCTCTCGAGGTATGGGGGTTTCTACTCTATATCGCCTAACATGCAAGCACCACTTTGTCATGAGGAATCGTTGTTGATGTTATAGGTTTACTTTGATTACATGAGAAGCTTCCGAGTGGAGTTTGATGAGTTCTTTGAGGATAAAATCATAACTGAGATTGAAGTAGGACTAGGTCCATGTGGGGAGCTCAGGTATCCTTCATACCCTGCTCAACATGGCTGGAAGTATCCTGGTATTGGTGAATTCCAGGTACTCTCTCTTTTTTTAATTCAAAAAATCTACATCCTGTCAGATCACTTATATCTTCTCTACTGGTGTGAGCAGTGTTATGATAAGTATTTGATGAAGAGCTTAAAGGAGGCAGCAGAGGTAAGAGGGCACAGCTTTTGGGGCAGAGGACCTGACAACACTGAGTCTTATAACTCAACCCCACACGGGACTGGTTTCTTTCGCGATGGAGGTGACTATGCCAGCTACTACGGCAGATTCTTTCTTAATTGGTACTCCAGAGTTCTCATTGACCATGGTGATCGTGTTCTTTCTATGGCTAACTTGGCCTTCGAAGGAAACTCCATCGCTGCTAAGGTGAAGCAAGTAAAGTATGTTTGTTTTTTTTTCCCCGGCTTGTCTGAATAAAATCGTCTTTTTTTTTTTGCATTTAGCTCTCAGGTATACACTGGTGGTATAAGACAGCTAGTCACGCTGCTGAGCTCACTGCTGGCTTCTACAACCCATCAAACCGTGATGGGTACGGGCCAATAGCAGCGATGCTGAAGAAACATGACGCTGCTCTCAACTTCACATGCGTGGAGTTACGAACACTTGACCAACACGAGGATTTTCCAGAGGCGCTGGCTGACCCAGAAGGTCTAGTTTGGCAGGTGCTGAATGCAGCTTGGGATGCGAATATACCTGTAGCTAGTGAGAATGCTCTTCCTTGTTACGACAGAGAAGGTTACAACAAGATTCTTGAGAACGCAAAGCCACTTAACGACCCTGATGGTCGCCACCTATCGTGTTTCACTTACTTAAGGCTAAACACAACTCTGCTGGAGTCTCAGAACTTTGTAGAGTTCGAGAGATTCGTCAAACGAATGCATGGTATAGCTTTGGTAGGCTTTGTTATATTCTCTCATGTCCTCGAGGATTCTTTTGTAACGTTGTGTTAATGTGACTTTGTAGGTGAAGCTGTTTCGGATCTTGGCTTGCTTCCAAGGACCCAAGAGACCAAACTCGAGTGAATATATATAGAGAGAGTGTGAAGCAGTTGGATGGGGAGTCAAAAATCAAAAATCAAAAATAAGGGAGCTTGTTGTAAAATGGATAGTGTATACAACAATATAAATGTTATGTCGATTAAGACAATTGACTAGAAAGCAAAAGAAAGGGAATATATGTATGAATTATTGAATAGATTCCAGTTTCTTCTCATTTGCTAAAAACATTAACAAAGAAAAGCAAAACACACTCTATTATATGGTGAAAATACTCATTTCTCTGCCGTTTCATTAACACCACTCACAGTGGAACTGGTTTTTGTTAGCGCTCCTCGAGTTTGAAAAGACGACACAAACCTCAACGGCGATGTGCAAGAAGATATCAGAGTACAGGCAAACAACCCTACCGGATCATCATCTCAGGAACACCGCCCTTTCATCCTCTCATACATCCAACATCGACTCCGGGTCGGATCCTCTTCCGTCCTCGAAACCCCTCACTTATCTCAGCAGGTTCATTCTCTCTACTTTCACAACATTGCCTAGTTATGATTATTTGTCTGCATTATGATTCATTTTTTTTTTTTTTGATGATTGAGCCATCAAATACTGCCTTCCTCCTCTGTTATCTAATCTTTATGCTATATATCAACCAATCTACCATGTCTTTTCTTTTAATGCAGAAGAAGCAGAGATAACTCTTGTCTTGTCGGGAACTGAAGAGAAAGACTGTGGGCAGAGACTGATTCAGTGTCAAGGAACGCTGCTAATATACCTCTACTTGTGAAGAGAGTGCGAGAGTGTGTAGAGGGGATTCACAAGCTCGATTCTCTCAACACAAGAAGGACCATTCACCCTAACCCCAGAATCACCCCCTGACTCTCGGGTTTGAGTTATATATATTCACATTATGATGGTTGAGTACTATGGTGATTAAGAAGACCTATGTCAAAAGAACTAATCACCTCATTCTTTGATCGTAAGAGTACATTACTTCAGTTTTTTTCATCAAGAAGATGAATTGCTAGAATTTTGGTATGATAATCATCTTCCTCTTTTTGATCTTAAACACAAGAGGTTTTATGTGAAAACATGAAAGTAGATAAAATAGTGTTTTTAGTTTTTGGTGTTGGAAGACCAAGCAGCAATGAGTTCCTCTCCCATAGTTCTCCACAGCGTGCGGCGATACTCATAGAGTTGAATGAGTTCTGAAAAGGAACAAATAATTTTTTTTTAGTTTTGATATTGAAAAAAAAAAACAAAAGGAGAATAGTACCCCAGGTGGCATAACAGCCATATCCAAGCCCTGCACATGTGAACAGATTAGGGTGATCATTTCAAAACGTAATAAGAAAGAGAACAAAATCGAAACTTTTAATGGTTAGAAGAAACTCAACAATCACGATTTGGTGAATACCCATGTCAAGAATATTCATTACAGAGCGAGACAAGTATCTCAACTTTCAACAAGTAGAGCTTCTTGCCTCTCCATTTTGTGATAGAAATTATAATTGTGTAACAACTGTTAACCGGTTCATTTTGTGATGAAATGTGTACAACTGTTAACCGGTTTGGTAAATCAAAGTCAGGCCGACTTGTAAGCCACCTCTTGTGAGTTTTCAGTTCAATTGTGTAATAAATTAGTTTAATAAGTGAACTGGTGATGCTTAAATACGGAATTTTTGCAATTAAGTTATAATAACAATAAACATCAGCCTACTTTTGATTCATTAAAAGTAAATACATCGAACTAACCAAGTCAAAATAGTAAACCTCTTCAGCTTAAGTACATCAAACTAACCACCAAGTCAAATAATAAACCAAAGCTATAGCTTTCAGGTTCACTCCTTAGCAAACCTGACAATTAGAGCATAATAACCAAATATCAAAATATGTTCACACATTAAGAACTAAGAAGAAAAAGAGAGATGGTTATGTGTTACTTACCCGAGTTCAGCCAACTTCAGGTGAGCTTCAGCATAGTCTTTAAGGAAGACGTCGTTATCCTCAGATAAAGATAGAATCAATAATGAAGCTCTTCAAATATATGTATGTATTTTGTATATAGCTTACTCCAGCATATTTCTCAATGAAGAGGCGAAACTGAGGATCTTCAAGAAGTGCCTTATCCGTCGGTACTTTTGTCTTTTTGCTTAGTAACTCCCTGTTTCAGTAAACATCAAATTTGTGATTCAGCCACAACTTATAGAGAAACCGAAACCTAGGACAAAAGATTAGAAAGTGCAGTAACTTACTTGAAATAAGAATTGTCAAAGAGTAGAGAGTTTTGAGTCATCGAAACCTGAAATTACAATATTAATAAGTGACCAACCACCACCAAATGATACAAGTATTTGATTTTCAAATGAAGAAGACCATACCAAGTTGTGGGCACCAGACAATGCAACGATATCCTTGTCACTAAATCCCAGCCGACCAAACACATCTCTAAGATGAGTCACACCTGAAATTTACAGATGATCAATAATGTATCCGATGACATGATTTAGACAATCAGTCATTGCTTTACCTTGGCTGGCCTGAGGCAAACAAACTTTGGGTGGTGGTGGCTTGTCCTTGTCCTGGAAGTGGAAAAGGATGAACCAAATAATTTGATTGGTAGCTTAAAATAATGAGAAGACGAATACTAACTAACCTCTCTACCAGGATGGAAGGAAATCTCAGGTCCTCCGGTGATCTCAACAGCAACAACTCCTGCAAGCTATTTTAACCAAAGAATCACAAACACATATGAGTCAATCCCTTGAAATACACACAAGGTAAAGCTTCTACCAAACAACTACAAACCTGACATATATCACATACTGGGAAAACGCTCTTTGACGGGCTCAAGAAGCGTTATCAAGGCTGTCCGTTTTCTTCACATCAACATCAAACATTCCAGCTGAGTGCCATCTGCCAAAAAAAAAAAAATATATATATATATATATATATCATTTCTAGCAGCTCACAAACAGTAATAAGAAAAGATAAAGTAAAGGAACTTACGCGAGAAGGAGGACGATGGGAGCGCACTGTCTCTCCGCTATAAGAGCACGAAGGCTCCTTTTGCAGCTTTCGACATCAGAATGAGATTTCACTTGCTTGGAGGACTGAAGTCCAGCCAGCGCTTGGAGAAGAAGGACATCTCTTTTGAGGGATAAAACATCAGACTGAAGCTCCGAT
It encodes:
- the LOC106314040 gene encoding uncharacterized protein LOC106314040, producing the protein MCKKISEYRQTTLPDHHLRNTALSSSHTSNIDSGSDPLPSSKPLTYLSRERLWAETDSVSRNAANIPLLVKRVRECVEGIHKLDSLNTRRTIHPNPRITP
- the LOC106313586 gene encoding beta-amylase 2, chloroplastic, with the translated sequence MSISSIHTVVCRPVSVKKLGAPARLSARRSRVGEWRGASTLSGARPLVFAFAKAKQKGESVEDRASPIEDQLADDDEPFVHFDERDFAGTASVPVYVMLPLGVIDMNSEVVEPEVLLDQLRTLKSVNVDGVMVDCWWGIVESHTPQVYNWSGYKKLFDMIRHLGLKLQVVMSFHECGGNVGDDVHIQLPEWVREIGQTNPDIYFTDRAGMRNSECLTWGIDKQRVLRGRTALEVYFDYMRSFRVEFDEFFEDKIITEIEVGLGPCGELRYPSYPAQHGWKYPGIGEFQCYDKYLMKSLKEAAEVRGHSFWGRGPDNTESYNSTPHGTGFFRDGGDYASYYGRFFLNWYSRVLIDHGDRVLSMANLAFEGNSIAAKLSGIHWWYKTASHAAELTAGFYNPSNRDGYGPIAAMLKKHDAALNFTCVELRTLDQHEDFPEALADPEGLVWQVLNAAWDANIPVASENALPCYDREGYNKILENAKPLNDPDGRHLSCFTYLRLNTTLLESQNFVEFERFVKRMHGEAVSDLGLLPRTQETKLE